ATTTAcaagatatatttttgttcatatttttaaatattttgatgaTAATTGCACTTATTTTGATCCAAATAATCATGGTATTGTCTTGTGTAAacatacaaaaataaaatgtaattTTAGTTCTTGGTCAGATTGGTCAGAATGTACTAAATCATGTTTAAAAGATGAATATGATATCGAACCAATACAAAAAAGAACTCGATTTTTAAGCAAAGATATGGAATATGCTTCTAACGCATGTAGTTCATATGTGagtgatgataataatatgatgGAAGTTCAAATATGTGTAGACTTACCTTATTGTgatgatataaatgattcaaataaagaagTTACATCTAAAATAAAGAAAGGTAAATATCCagataaagaaatattattaccaTTTGTAATTTCACttgatgaaataaataaagcaAATGCTTTAAAAGAgctaaataataatgacaCCGATTTAACGagtgaaaattttattattaacaagtcagaaatattaacaaattgTGTGATAACagatatgaataaatatgataattatattaaatataatgaaaaaaatagatcTTGTTCATGTCCTAATAATGAACCAGCTTGTTATtttaaagatatatataattcatctacatggaaaaaaaaatttgaaattttatgcaaacaaaataataatataaatattgtaaCAGCAGATTTTGTCCTTATTAACTGTAATATGTTAATTagtttaaataaaaaagaaatttctattaatacatatttagCTATGACTTTTGATTGTCGCTCACCTTTATTCCAATATTTGTTTTGCTCTAAAACATCAgatcataataaaaaaaatttgatatatatgattattaCAATTGTATTTGGTGCAATTTCAGCGATATATcttgtttatttaattgtcaaagaaattataaaatataaagatatatGCTTTCAACttagagaaaaaaatatatctcaaaatgaaaaaaaatatgtacaaaCTGAAACACCATctgaaaatgatataattaCAGATACCATAAAGAAAGATTAACCATCAAAACATCTCGATCTTTCGagtatgaatatattaagaaaatatatcacagatacatatacatattttcgTATGTTTTCTTGGATATATCAggatataatttttatttaatgcatcatttaataaattaatgaaGTCATAAAATTGACATAAATATGAGTGCACATAACTGCATATATCGAAGTAGTAGGCATGCAAAATGTTtagtataataaaaatagtttgaaaaaagaaagaaaaatgacgacgaaaaataaatggCAAAAGACAACAAATATGCAAACGTTTTTATGTCTGAACTGCCAACTTGATCAAATGAtccataaatattttcaaagaAACATCATCagtattaattatatatgattcATTTGTTGATGTTCCAAACGTACTTCCACTAAGTGTATTATGAGTAGTAGATGGATTAACCTTAGCTAATAAAAATCGACTTTGACTTCCTCCACTATTacataaaacaaatttagGAATTGGGAATCTATCCTCTAATATAGATTTAGCATCCTCATGAGGAGCGTTTAAAAGTTCTTTAAAATGGGCATATTCTGGTTTTTCATGAAATCCTTGTTCTCTCCATTGATATATCATTTCACCATACCAAACAACAATGTGAAAATATGAatctaataataaaataacatttGATTTTAATGATTGTGCATCTAATAGGACAGGTATTGGTGTTTGCGAATCAAATGAATATTGTAGCAAAGCTGGTTGTATCATAATTAATGAATTCATGACATTCTCTTTTAACAAAATCGAACGATAATATGCTGTTTCATCTGGGCTTGCATTAAAAGTTTGTAAAAAATGGGATCTTCTTAAATGATACATAAATTGTggatatatagaaaattcAGATGATAAATGAAAAGAATTTATATCATCTTTTTGATAATCTGCAAAAGTACTAACTAGTCTAATTAATTTTCGATCTAGCCATCTCAAAACATCTATGGGTTCATCAGTTTCAGCTTTGAAAACAGCAAATCTAGCCATTAAAACAGCTGCAGTTTCTTGATCAAACCCTTGAGATATTTCGGCAATACTTGATTCTGCAAATCTATAAGAAATAGTAGTAACTCTTAATCGTCGTCTACCACTAGGATGTTGATAAAGAGTTTGAAATTGTAAATATGCTTGTCTATCGTGTGGTAATGAAGATACGTTCTGATTAActatatcaaaataaaatgcaaTTGTCGAATTTTTATCTAAAGCACATATTGTCCATTCACATGTACCACCTTCCCCTACGCATGTATCTGAAACATATGGTGcagattttttattactagAACATCCCCCAATAGCAccacatattttaaattcttTTGAACATATAATAGTTAATTTTGCATTATATCcatgttttatataaccTGTTGAATCTGtttcaaaaatttttttaaaagaatcTTTAAATACATTCATAGAAAAAGAATCGGCCATAACCATAAAtccatttgttttttcacAACATACTTTCATTTCATATAAACCTATTTGGTCTAAAGAGCATGCAAATATATCTATAGCATGCCCTGACATAACTGCTCTATTTGCTAATgatacataatattttagtgctttttttacatgtctagcattattattatctttttgTAAATCTAAATGATGTCTTAATGATTCACTAAGAGGAGTATCAACTATTTTACCAGGTGATGTTGTATCTGCACCGCCAATAAACATCATAATTCGACCACTTAATTGATTACAACAACATTCTAACAAACTAATAGCTACACTTAATGCTGTTCCAGTACATCTTTTAGCTCTTTGATCTGGAGGTGTTGGCCAACTATCTTTTGAAATATCATCTAacaacatatttatattatattcacaTTCAGTTACGGGTTGTAAAAACCTTCTAGCTGATGCAGATGTGGTTGAACTTCTTGGATCATTCCGACTTCCTAaatttaattgtttttgTAATTCTTGTGCACTTATATCTTTTGTTCCTTTAAATACATAAGATTTTAAACAATCAGTAAAACCTATTTCATGTACATAGCATAAGTATCCAAATGTTATTATTCCTATATATGCATCATTTGGCATTAAACTTATACATTGTTGTATCGAATCTTTTAATTGTTCTAACTCTTCTTCTAATAAACATGTATCTATTACAAACAAAAATGTTGGAGGAGGGATATCCCCCACATTTGATGGCTGAATATATTCTATGTTAGAATACATCACATCTGCTGGCAAATTCTGCAAAACAAAAAGAACCGTTTAGATGCAGATTATAAATGAAGCGATAGATGTGTGTATAGTTAGGATATATCCTCGTggaaatacaaatattttacaatcTATTTTTGAGTTCAAACAATATTCTTACCTTTTCAGATATATGTTGAGCATAATGAGGAGGgaatgaattttttatattggaAAACGGGCATGTCcatgttttatttctaaAATCAATATTACAATAAGGATTTAAAATACAATTACTTGTTTTACATTTTAATGGTTCATATTCCACCAActttacattattttcatcagaACCTTTTAAAACTGTATATAAGCACCCTAATGGTATTTCAATTTTGCTtgcttcattttttgtagGCGGCCAAAGATTCCAACTAAATCT
The DNA window shown above is from Plasmodium berghei ANKA genome assembly, chromosome: 7 and carries:
- a CDS encoding protein transport protein SEC23, putative, translated to MDIHLQENQTGIRFSWNLWPPTKNEASKIEIPLGCLYTVLKGSDENNVKLVEYEPLKCKTSNCILNPYCNIDFRNKTWTCPFSNIKNSFPPHYAQHISEKNLPADVMYSNIEYIQPSNVGDIPPPTFLFVIDTCLLEEELEQLKDSIQQCISLMPNDAYIGIITFGYLCYVHEIGFTDCLKSYVFKGTKDISAQELQKQLNLGSRNDPRSSTTSASARRFLQPVTECEYNINMLLDDISKDSWPTPPDQRAKRCTGTALSVAISLLECCCNQLSGRIMMFIGGADTTSPGKIVDTPLSESLRHHLDLQKDNNNARHVKKALKYYVSLANRAVMSGHAIDIFACSLDQIGLYEMKVCCEKTNGFMVMADSFSMNVFKDSFKKIFETDSTGYIKHGYNAKLTIICSKEFKICGAIGGCSSNKKSAPYVSDTCVGEGGTCEWTICALDKNSTIAFYFDIVNQNVSSLPHDRQAYLQFQTLYQHPSGRRRLRVTTISYRFAESSIAEISQGFDQETAAVLMARFAVFKAETDEPIDVLRWLDRKLIRLVSTFADYQKDDINSFHLSSEFSIYPQFMYHLRRSHFLQTFNASPDETAYYRSILLKENVMNSLIMIQPALLQYSFDSQTPIPVLLDAQSLKSNVILLLDSYFHIVVWYGEMIYQWREQGFHEKPEYAHFKELLNAPHEDAKSILEDRFPIPKFVLCNSGGSQSRFLLAKVNPSTTHNTLSGSTFGTSTNESYIINTDDVSLKIFMDHLIKLAVQT